A stretch of Natronobacterium texcoconense DNA encodes these proteins:
- a CDS encoding extracellular solute-binding protein, translated as MGDNSTGRRFREGRSRRSVLEATAGVATVGGVAVAGCLGRSPREGTVVMTAATDVEGIMYPKEDEASIQEALWDAGLDEDIQVEIQTVVSDSDARMEGAQSALQAGRAPPDIHMMDSGWTIPFILREQTTNLSEELPQNVLDRVEDEYLEAALETARDPETDDLHGLPLFPDLGFMLYREDLIEEAGHDTSDWGEEPPSWEEFSTAVSGAMDEGDVQYGWTTQGDAYEGLACCSFNEVMTSWGGAYFGGAGNLFEAGDRPITVDDENVVNAIRMMRTFIDETDPHALEEYEEICPTAIVQWTEQESLGPFEAGDAVAHRNWTFSIAATGDEEVIGEDLGVTTMPYAVSEEEAEYDGVGGTTSALGGWNLVVSPYTDRREEALEVLEAFTHEEVMLTILELQGFLPPIIDLVEEASEDDIGAIARYTDQIERASETAIPRPVTDVWPEQSALIYQAINAGYRGEDPEEGMSDLAARLERSEVEVAEQHGD; from the coding sequence ATGGGTGACAATAGCACAGGTCGACGATTCCGGGAGGGTCGATCGCGGCGATCGGTCCTCGAGGCGACGGCCGGAGTCGCTACAGTTGGCGGCGTCGCCGTCGCGGGCTGTCTCGGCCGCTCACCCCGCGAAGGGACGGTCGTGATGACCGCTGCGACGGACGTCGAAGGGATCATGTATCCCAAAGAAGACGAGGCTTCGATCCAGGAGGCGCTCTGGGACGCGGGTCTCGACGAGGACATCCAGGTCGAGATTCAGACGGTCGTCAGCGACTCCGACGCCCGGATGGAGGGGGCACAGTCGGCGCTCCAGGCCGGTCGTGCCCCGCCCGACATCCACATGATGGACAGCGGGTGGACGATCCCGTTCATCCTCCGGGAACAGACGACCAACCTCAGCGAGGAACTCCCCCAGAACGTCCTGGATCGGGTCGAAGACGAGTACCTCGAGGCCGCTCTCGAGACGGCGCGGGATCCGGAGACGGACGACCTCCACGGGCTTCCGCTGTTTCCCGACCTCGGGTTCATGCTGTACCGCGAGGACCTGATCGAGGAGGCCGGTCACGACACGAGCGACTGGGGAGAGGAGCCCCCCTCCTGGGAGGAGTTCTCGACGGCAGTCAGTGGCGCGATGGACGAAGGGGACGTTCAATACGGCTGGACGACCCAGGGAGATGCCTACGAGGGACTGGCGTGTTGCTCGTTCAACGAGGTGATGACCTCGTGGGGCGGGGCGTACTTCGGCGGCGCTGGCAACCTGTTCGAAGCCGGTGACCGCCCGATCACGGTCGACGACGAGAACGTCGTAAACGCGATCCGGATGATGCGGACGTTCATCGACGAGACCGATCCGCACGCACTCGAGGAGTACGAGGAGATCTGTCCGACGGCGATCGTCCAGTGGACGGAACAGGAGTCGCTCGGACCGTTCGAGGCCGGTGACGCCGTCGCCCACCGTAACTGGACGTTCTCGATCGCCGCGACTGGCGACGAGGAGGTCATTGGCGAGGATCTGGGCGTTACAACGATGCCGTATGCAGTCTCGGAGGAGGAAGCCGAATACGACGGCGTCGGCGGCACGACCTCGGCACTCGGCGGGTGGAACCTCGTCGTGAGCCCCTACACCGATCGTCGCGAGGAGGCCCTGGAGGTGCTCGAGGCGTTCACTCACGAGGAGGTAATGCTGACGATCCTCGAACTGCAGGGTTTCCTGCCACCGATCATCGACCTCGTGGAGGAAGCCAGTGAGGACGATATCGGCGCGATCGCGCGGTACACAGACCAGATCGAACGGGCGAGCGAGACCGCGATTCCGCGGCCGGTGACCGACGTCTGGCCCGAACAGTCGGCGCTGATCTACCAGGCGATCAATGCGGGCTACCGGGGTGAAGATCCCGAAGAAGGGATGAGCGACCTGGCGGCCCGACTCGAGAGAAGCGAAGTGGAGGTGGCAGAGCAGCATGGCGACTGA
- a CDS encoding carbohydrate ABC transporter permease → MATDTDGLIGSEAETDRDRTGNAVVNWMENLSEAAYAYLLLLPAFALLALIAFYPLIATFVTSLREDQTRGAEPLGGFVGIENYVDILTGNARLARQFVDVGLTSSFPFLEFGTPILQQALFVTIGFAVISVFLETVIGFGQAYVLDQEFRGRRWVRVAIILPWAVPIVIQGMIFFLLFQPEVGFGTELGQWLGIFGPNPLADSQDAFIIILVADIWKSSAFMALLILAGLQSIDRSLYDVARVAGASPWQRFKRITLPLVLPALLVAMLFRTMDAMRVYGLIESSVGCTTVPSLTCLVVEAMFGGTRIYATAAAVAFSTALVIGIIISAYVVLFRDTEGGLY, encoded by the coding sequence ATGGCGACTGATACGGACGGCCTGATCGGTAGCGAGGCCGAGACCGACCGGGACCGAACCGGGAACGCGGTCGTCAACTGGATGGAGAACCTGAGCGAGGCAGCCTACGCCTACCTGCTCCTGCTGCCGGCGTTCGCGCTGTTGGCGCTGATCGCGTTCTATCCGCTGATCGCGACGTTCGTCACGTCGCTGCGCGAGGATCAGACTCGCGGGGCGGAGCCGCTTGGCGGGTTCGTCGGGATCGAGAACTACGTCGACATCCTCACCGGGAACGCCCGCCTCGCGAGACAGTTCGTCGACGTCGGCCTCACCAGTTCGTTCCCGTTCCTCGAGTTTGGCACCCCAATCCTGCAGCAGGCACTGTTCGTCACGATCGGGTTCGCGGTCATCAGCGTCTTTCTCGAGACCGTGATCGGGTTCGGGCAGGCGTACGTGCTGGACCAGGAGTTCAGGGGTCGACGCTGGGTTCGGGTCGCGATCATCCTCCCGTGGGCGGTGCCGATCGTCATCCAGGGGATGATCTTCTTCCTGCTGTTCCAGCCGGAGGTCGGCTTCGGGACGGAACTCGGCCAGTGGCTCGGGATCTTCGGGCCGAACCCGCTGGCGGACAGTCAGGACGCGTTCATCATCATCCTCGTCGCGGACATCTGGAAGTCCTCGGCGTTCATGGCGTTGCTGATCCTCGCCGGTCTTCAGAGCATCGATCGGAGCCTCTACGACGTGGCTCGCGTCGCCGGAGCGAGCCCATGGCAGCGGTTCAAGCGGATTACACTGCCACTCGTGTTGCCGGCGCTGCTGGTCGCAATGTTGTTCCGGACGATGGACGCGATGCGCGTGTACGGACTGATCGAGTCGAGCGTCGGCTGTACGACCGTCCCGTCGCTGACCTGTCTCGTCGTCGAGGCGATGTTCGGCGGGACGCGCATCTACGCGACGGCAGCGGCGGTCGCGTTCTCGACCGCACTGGTCATCGGGATCATCATCTCGGCGTACGTGGTGTTGTTCCGCGACACCGAGGGAGGGCTGTACTGA
- a CDS encoding carbohydrate ABC transporter permease: MRDTDSSPRTDGGETGTAILEEESDAELDRGPFQRWVDESIQNPQKVYRAMFYTAAIFFLVTTLFPFYWLLMVALTPEGQLQDIVFTPNGFNPGVFVEVFQTIPFHWYVFNSFVIATASTIVVLVIASLAGYAFGRLEFPGKVPLLLLVLVISFFPPAAFFIPLNDLFNTQFAVLEPITGDGTLYNTPGAMVLPLSAIFMPLAIFILTTFYSQIPDGLEDAARVEGTTRLGALFRVIIPLSAPGVATAGVLTFIAVYNEFFFSFLMTDGQPESWAPLLEGILAYQGQYEVLYHLMAASSIIGVIPVAILVVVAQEKIVSGLTAGALKE, encoded by the coding sequence ATGCGAGACACCGATTCGTCACCACGAACCGACGGCGGCGAGACGGGAACGGCGATCTTAGAGGAGGAAAGCGACGCCGAACTCGACCGTGGCCCCTTCCAGCGGTGGGTCGACGAGTCGATCCAGAACCCCCAGAAGGTCTACCGGGCGATGTTCTACACCGCCGCGATCTTCTTCCTCGTGACGACGCTGTTCCCGTTCTACTGGCTGCTCATGGTCGCGCTGACGCCGGAAGGACAGCTCCAGGACATCGTCTTCACCCCCAACGGCTTCAATCCCGGCGTCTTCGTCGAAGTCTTCCAGACGATCCCCTTCCACTGGTACGTCTTCAACAGCTTCGTCATCGCGACGGCCTCGACCATCGTCGTCCTGGTCATCGCCAGCCTCGCCGGCTACGCGTTCGGCCGCCTCGAGTTCCCCGGGAAGGTGCCACTGCTGTTGCTGGTGCTCGTCATCTCCTTTTTCCCGCCGGCAGCCTTCTTTATCCCGCTGAACGACCTGTTCAACACGCAGTTTGCGGTCCTCGAGCCGATCACTGGCGACGGGACGCTGTACAACACGCCGGGTGCGATGGTGTTGCCGCTGTCGGCGATCTTCATGCCGCTGGCCATCTTCATCCTGACGACGTTCTACAGCCAGATCCCGGACGGTCTGGAGGACGCAGCCAGGGTCGAAGGAACGACCCGACTCGGCGCGCTGTTCCGGGTCATCATCCCCCTGTCGGCACCCGGCGTCGCGACCGCAGGCGTGTTGACGTTCATCGCCGTCTACAACGAGTTCTTCTTCTCCTTTTTGATGACCGACGGCCAGCCGGAAAGCTGGGCCCCGCTGCTCGAGGGGATCCTCGCCTACCAGGGCCAGTACGAGGTGCTGTACCACCTGATGGCGGCCTCGAGCATCATCGGCGTGATTCCGGTCGCGATCCTCGTGGTCGTGGCCCAGGAGAAGATCGTGAGCGGACTGACCGCTGGAGCACTCAAAGAGTAA
- a CDS encoding ABC transporter ATP-binding protein translates to MARVRLENITKRYEDVTAVDDVSLEVEDGEFVTFVGPSGCGKSTTMETVAGLTRPTEGRVYIGDDEVTNLAPKDRGVAMVFQNIALFPHMDVFENISFGLRLRTYSDDEIDRRVEQAAEIVQLEGLLERMPDELSGGQRQRVAIARAIVRNPDVFLMDEPLANLDAKLRVHMRTELQRLHRQLGTTVIYVTHDQAEAMTMSDRIAVLNEGRLQQIAPPLECYNAPANLFVAGFIGSPSMNFVEGELVTDGLETSNFRIDLDLEEIPGVSVGDTVTLGIRPEDVYPARQADELPAATDPIDARTDVLEPMGDEVFVYLLLAEEAGRSMAEDPATAPDQLLMSAAPDTEIREEQEIDVVLDRSKIHLFDTETGAALRHGLVEPSEHEPGERTRADG, encoded by the coding sequence ATGGCACGAGTAAGACTCGAGAACATCACGAAACGCTACGAAGACGTCACGGCAGTCGACGACGTCAGCCTCGAGGTCGAGGACGGCGAGTTCGTCACCTTCGTCGGCCCATCGGGGTGTGGCAAGTCGACGACGATGGAGACGGTCGCCGGACTCACGCGGCCCACCGAGGGTCGCGTCTACATCGGCGACGACGAGGTAACCAACCTCGCACCGAAAGACCGTGGGGTCGCGATGGTCTTCCAGAACATCGCCCTGTTTCCCCACATGGACGTCTTCGAGAACATTTCCTTTGGCCTCCGGTTGCGCACGTACTCCGACGACGAGATCGACCGGCGCGTCGAGCAAGCCGCGGAGATCGTCCAACTCGAGGGGCTGCTCGAGCGGATGCCCGACGAGTTGTCCGGCGGTCAGCGCCAGCGGGTCGCGATCGCCCGTGCGATCGTCCGCAACCCGGACGTGTTCCTGATGGACGAGCCGCTTGCCAACCTGGACGCGAAGCTGCGGGTCCACATGCGGACGGAACTCCAGCGACTCCACCGCCAGCTCGGGACGACGGTCATCTACGTCACTCACGACCAGGCCGAGGCGATGACGATGTCAGACCGGATCGCCGTCTTAAACGAGGGACGGCTCCAGCAGATTGCACCGCCACTGGAGTGTTACAACGCACCCGCAAACCTCTTCGTCGCGGGCTTTATCGGCTCGCCATCGATGAACTTCGTCGAGGGCGAACTGGTCACGGACGGCCTCGAGACCAGCAATTTCCGGATCGATCTCGATCTCGAGGAGATTCCAGGGGTATCCGTCGGCGACACGGTCACGCTCGGGATCAGGCCGGAAGACGTCTATCCCGCGAGGCAGGCAGACGAACTGCCCGCGGCCACCGACCCGATCGACGCACGGACGGACGTCCTCGAGCCGATGGGTGACGAGGTGTTCGTCTACCTGTTGCTGGCCGAGGAAGCAGGTCGGTCGATGGCGGAGGATCCGGCGACGGCTCCCGATCAACTTCTGATGAGCGCCGCGCCGGACACGGAGATCCGCGAAGAACAGGAAATCGACGTCGTTCTGGACCGATCGAAGATTCACCTCTTCGATACGGAGACCGGCGCGGCGTTACGCCATGGCCTGGTCGAGCCGTCGGAGCACGAACCCGGTGAACGGACGAGAGCCGACGGCTAG
- a CDS encoding Gfo/Idh/MocA family protein, with protein MTADRTEIRTGIVGLGNIGQYHAERLVDLGVPLVGGMDVADNARSRFARRYDVDVYEDHTELYETVDAVVVTTPNKYHEEYAVDALEHGLDVLLEKPLAHDLESARRIAEAAKEADGHCMVGFNNRFANTVQIVKNRLDRGDLGAITHVEANYVRRRGIPGRGSWFTRQGIAGGGALIDLGVHAVDLALYLLEYPDVDEVTGTTRSEFGSREEYAYLEMWAEDAGPGEFDVDDSASAFVRCADGQTISLEVAWATNRPENHEFVVRGTETAARFDLLEGDLSFHSASKAGPDHLENTSIETRQNDTHRDEQRAFFDRVVTGTGGNSSVEQALAVQKVVDGIYRSSEERRTINP; from the coding sequence ATGACAGCTGACAGAACAGAAATCAGGACAGGAATCGTCGGACTCGGCAATATTGGGCAGTATCACGCGGAGCGACTCGTCGACCTCGGCGTCCCGCTGGTGGGAGGGATGGACGTCGCCGACAACGCACGCTCGCGATTCGCCCGGCGATACGACGTCGACGTCTACGAGGACCACACGGAACTGTACGAGACGGTCGACGCCGTCGTCGTCACCACGCCAAACAAGTACCACGAGGAGTACGCCGTCGACGCACTAGAACACGGGCTCGACGTCCTCCTCGAGAAGCCACTCGCCCACGACCTAGAGAGCGCACGCCGGATCGCGGAGGCAGCAAAAGAGGCCGACGGCCACTGCATGGTCGGATTCAACAACCGGTTCGCGAACACGGTCCAGATCGTCAAGAACCGGCTGGATCGCGGGGATCTGGGAGCAATCACCCACGTCGAAGCCAACTACGTTCGCCGTCGCGGTATTCCCGGCCGCGGCTCGTGGTTCACCCGCCAGGGAATCGCCGGCGGCGGCGCACTCATCGATCTGGGCGTCCACGCCGTCGACCTCGCTCTCTACCTGCTCGAGTATCCCGACGTCGACGAGGTAACCGGAACCACCAGAAGCGAGTTCGGCTCCCGCGAGGAGTACGCCTACCTCGAGATGTGGGCCGAGGACGCCGGTCCCGGCGAGTTCGACGTCGACGACTCCGCGAGCGCGTTCGTCCGCTGTGCGGACGGACAGACGATCTCGCTCGAAGTTGCGTGGGCGACGAATCGCCCGGAGAACCACGAGTTCGTCGTCCGGGGAACCGAGACGGCCGCCCGATTCGACCTGCTCGAGGGTGATCTCTCCTTTCACTCCGCGAGCAAGGCCGGTCCCGATCACCTCGAGAACACGTCGATCGAGACGCGCCAGAACGACACGCACAGGGACGAACAGCGGGCGTTCTTCGATCGAGTCGTGACCGGGACAGGTGGAAACAGCAGCGTCGAACAGGCACTCGCCGTTCAGAAAGTCGTCGACGGCATCTATCGCTCGAGCGAGGAGCGCCGGACAATCAATCCGTGA
- a CDS encoding HalOD1 output domain-containing protein, protein MPSSKDRSTADGSGTPSQAIIDAVAAREGVDATEIAPPEYEPLYSVVNPEALDDLFSTAASEAQRDAVVAFEYEGYDVVVRGDGRVDVSESGDGKSLEDRFTD, encoded by the coding sequence ATGCCCTCTTCCAAAGACAGGTCGACGGCAGATGGCTCGGGCACGCCGAGTCAGGCCATCATCGACGCAGTTGCCGCACGCGAAGGCGTCGACGCGACCGAGATCGCACCCCCGGAGTACGAGCCACTGTACTCGGTCGTCAATCCGGAGGCGCTCGACGATCTGTTCTCGACGGCCGCTTCCGAGGCCCAGCGGGACGCCGTCGTCGCCTTCGAGTACGAGGGCTACGACGTCGTCGTCCGCGGCGACGGCCGCGTCGACGTCAGCGAGTCCGGGGATGGCAAATCGCTCGAGGACCGATTCACGGATTGA
- a CDS encoding BolA family protein, producing MDPNDVEELIESELEDAEATVTHARDEHDEDHLAATVVSPAFEGLPLVQQHQQVYDALDDHMTTDIHALELSTYTPTEYEE from the coding sequence ATGGATCCGAACGACGTCGAGGAACTCATCGAATCGGAACTCGAGGACGCCGAAGCGACGGTCACCCACGCCCGGGACGAACACGACGAGGACCACCTCGCGGCGACGGTCGTCTCCCCGGCGTTCGAGGGACTCCCGCTGGTCCAGCAACACCAGCAGGTCTACGACGCACTCGACGACCACATGACGACCGACATCCACGCACTCGAGTTGTCGACGTACACGCCCACAGAGTACGAGGAATAG
- a CDS encoding DUF7523 family protein has protein sequence MSLAARTRRAVEEHPFLVTALRAGVVNYTAAARFLDLEGDTDAVATALRRYAEELPAYETSARDVRVRMESGVGPADGGDEPLLSVGGAAFGFGGDGDRTAILATGTVDPPALAETLRVLALEDIAPTAAAVGADTLVVVVDRLDGANAVRAVEAALESVPSPADE, from the coding sequence ATGTCACTGGCAGCACGGACCCGACGCGCCGTCGAAGAGCATCCGTTTCTCGTGACGGCACTGCGGGCAGGCGTCGTCAACTACACCGCCGCTGCCCGGTTTCTCGACCTCGAGGGGGATACCGACGCCGTCGCGACGGCACTGCGCCGGTACGCCGAGGAACTACCAGCCTACGAGACCAGCGCGCGCGACGTCCGGGTGCGCATGGAAAGCGGCGTCGGACCGGCCGACGGCGGCGACGAGCCACTGCTCTCGGTCGGCGGCGCTGCGTTCGGATTCGGCGGCGACGGCGACCGAACGGCGATTCTCGCGACCGGCACCGTCGATCCGCCCGCACTCGCCGAGACGCTGCGGGTACTGGCGCTCGAGGACATCGCTCCGACGGCTGCTGCGGTCGGCGCGGACACGCTGGTTGTCGTCGTCGACCGTCTCGACGGGGCGAACGCAGTTCGTGCGGTCGAAGCAGCGCTCGAGTCCGTTCCATCTCCTGCCGACGAGTAG
- the cysS gene encoding cysteine--tRNA ligase: MTLHVTNTLTGEKEPFEPQDPENVLLYYCGLTVSDPPHLGHARSWVHVDVMHRWLEYLGYDVRHVENFTDVNEKIVARVGEDDLGEDESAVAESYVEHTLEDMRSLNLLRAEVYPRVSEHVPEIVDLVETLIEKGYAYESNGSVYFDVTQFDEYGKLSNQELDEIESQGDPDERSEKRHPADFALWKAGGVDEEAIEEHRHEGAAPAEKACETSLTWDSPWGEGRPGWHIECSAMSMTHLDETLDIHVGGRDLVFPHHENEIAQSEAATDQQFANYWLHCELFQMDDEKMSSSLGNFVTVDEAVDRWDTNVLRTFLTAGSYNSKQLYSDETIAEAEERWEQLERAHEAAVDAIDSPDAATKVDDETLQSAVDEAREAFTAAMNDDFNTREAQSALLSVATAINRHLEDREEYDYRGVREAVETLEELGNVLGLSFTGDTTGSAALAGDVVDLVLDVREQERDAGNYERADELRDELEALGIEVQDTDEGPTYRLPSE, from the coding sequence ATGACCCTACACGTGACGAACACGTTGACGGGGGAGAAAGAGCCGTTCGAGCCACAGGATCCCGAGAACGTCTTGCTCTACTACTGTGGCCTGACGGTTTCTGACCCGCCCCACCTGGGCCACGCGCGCTCGTGGGTCCACGTCGACGTCATGCACCGCTGGCTCGAGTATCTCGGCTACGACGTCCGTCACGTCGAGAACTTCACCGACGTCAACGAGAAGATCGTCGCCCGCGTCGGCGAGGACGACTTAGGCGAGGACGAAAGCGCAGTCGCCGAGAGCTACGTCGAGCACACCCTCGAAGACATGCGCTCGCTGAACCTCCTGCGTGCGGAAGTCTACCCCCGCGTCTCCGAGCACGTCCCCGAAATCGTCGACCTCGTCGAGACGCTGATCGAGAAGGGGTACGCCTACGAGTCAAACGGTTCGGTCTACTTCGACGTCACCCAGTTCGACGAGTACGGCAAACTCTCGAACCAGGAACTCGACGAGATCGAATCCCAGGGCGACCCCGACGAACGCTCCGAGAAGCGCCATCCGGCGGACTTCGCGCTCTGGAAGGCCGGCGGCGTCGACGAAGAGGCGATCGAGGAACACCGACACGAGGGCGCAGCACCGGCCGAGAAAGCCTGCGAGACGTCCCTGACCTGGGACTCCCCGTGGGGTGAGGGGCGACCGGGGTGGCACATCGAGTGCTCGGCGATGAGCATGACCCACTTGGACGAGACCCTGGACATCCACGTCGGCGGTCGCGACCTCGTCTTCCCACACCACGAAAACGAGATCGCCCAGTCCGAGGCGGCGACCGACCAGCAGTTCGCGAACTACTGGCTCCACTGTGAACTGTTCCAGATGGACGACGAGAAGATGTCCTCGAGTCTCGGCAACTTCGTTACCGTCGACGAGGCCGTCGACCGCTGGGACACGAACGTCCTGCGAACGTTCCTCACTGCGGGTTCGTACAACAGCAAACAGCTCTACTCCGACGAGACGATCGCCGAGGCCGAGGAGCGATGGGAGCAACTCGAGCGCGCACACGAGGCCGCCGTCGACGCCATCGACTCGCCGGACGCGGCGACGAAGGTCGACGACGAGACGTTGCAGTCCGCCGTCGACGAGGCTCGTGAGGCCTTCACCGCGGCGATGAACGACGACTTCAACACGCGCGAGGCTCAGTCTGCCTTGCTGTCGGTCGCGACCGCGATCAACCGACACCTCGAGGACCGCGAGGAGTACGACTATCGCGGAGTCAGAGAAGCCGTCGAGACCCTCGAGGAACTCGGCAACGTGCTCGGCCTCTCGTTCACCGGCGACACGACGGGGTCGGCTGCCCTCGCCGGCGACGTGGTCGACCTCGTCCTCGACGTTCGCGAGCAGGAACGCGATGCGGGCAACTACGAGCGCGCAGACGAACTCCGCGACGAACTCGAGGCGCTGGGAATCGAGGTCCAGGACACCGACGAGGGTCCGACCTACCGACTCCCCTCGGAGTAA
- a CDS encoding rubrerythrin-like domain-containing protein: protein MPTPTAEELLEESVASFEATVPVDDAIDAIRTSSSESEYTVYYAYVVDEDGTLEGVVSLRELLNADQGASVSAVATDRVVSVHTDDPADRVAKTFSRNEFMALPVVDDENELLGVVTAGDVIEALDEATSKAVLRETIRDVDYDPGEESVYECFECGTLITAATNPGECPNCGGDVRHRQTAIE from the coding sequence ATGCCCACACCGACTGCCGAAGAACTACTCGAGGAGAGCGTGGCCTCTTTCGAGGCAACGGTGCCGGTAGACGACGCCATCGACGCGATCCGTACGTCGTCGTCGGAGTCGGAGTACACCGTCTACTACGCCTACGTCGTCGACGAGGACGGCACCCTCGAGGGAGTCGTCTCGCTTCGGGAACTGCTGAACGCCGACCAGGGGGCGTCCGTGTCCGCGGTCGCGACCGACCGCGTCGTTTCGGTTCACACGGACGATCCGGCCGACCGCGTCGCGAAGACCTTCTCCCGGAACGAGTTCATGGCGCTCCCGGTCGTCGACGACGAAAACGAGTTGCTCGGGGTCGTCACGGCTGGCGACGTGATCGAGGCGCTCGACGAGGCGACGTCCAAAGCAGTGCTCCGGGAGACGATCCGGGACGTCGACTACGATCCCGGAGAGGAGAGCGTCTACGAGTGTTTCGAGTGTGGAACGCTCATTACCGCCGCAACCAACCCGGGAGAGTGCCCGAACTGCGGCGGCGACGTTCGCCACAGACAGACTGCGATCGAGTAA
- a CDS encoding HalOD1 output domain-containing protein, whose product MERELQPSVAVVEAVARAEGTDPMALDPSLYRAIDPDALDRLVESADEELTVEFTFAGYTVRVDGFGDVTLSPSDRTSGSSNQPKRSCNGVR is encoded by the coding sequence ATGGAGAGAGAACTACAACCGAGCGTCGCCGTCGTCGAAGCGGTCGCGAGGGCCGAAGGAACCGATCCGATGGCGCTCGACCCCTCGTTGTACCGGGCCATCGACCCCGATGCACTCGATCGGCTGGTCGAATCGGCAGACGAGGAACTCACTGTCGAGTTCACGTTCGCCGGGTATACCGTCCGAGTCGACGGCTTCGGTGACGTCACGCTCTCCCCGTCCGATCGAACGAGCGGTTCCAGTAATCAACCGAAGCGGTCGTGCAACGGCGTTCGATAG
- a CDS encoding DUF6517 family protein, giving the protein MYRRSFVATVVATGAVASAGCLGDVLEDVTTHSASPAVVADAATDETAYEYRGTEETVRTETVAGESIEATNYISEYVRTIDLPIDAFDAETEAGVFGLVTTPRVSVAGEEFNPVGELSHAEIAEHVQDQYGDLAVDDEPIDRRTRETLGQSITVDSFEGEATLLEDRRVDVYVDVSQPDHDGDHLVITGVYPDVDGLEREAERDRIDALIDGIEHGDDVDVELES; this is encoded by the coding sequence ATGTACCGACGCTCGTTCGTCGCGACGGTCGTCGCGACCGGAGCCGTCGCGTCGGCTGGCTGTCTCGGCGACGTCCTCGAGGACGTGACGACACACTCGGCGTCGCCGGCCGTCGTTGCCGACGCAGCTACGGACGAGACAGCGTACGAGTACCGGGGAACCGAGGAAACTGTCCGAACCGAAACCGTCGCGGGCGAATCTATCGAGGCAACGAACTACATAAGCGAGTACGTCCGGACGATCGACCTCCCCATCGACGCGTTCGACGCGGAGACCGAAGCCGGCGTCTTCGGCCTCGTCACGACGCCACGAGTGAGCGTCGCCGGCGAGGAGTTCAACCCCGTCGGGGAGCTGTCCCACGCCGAAATCGCCGAACACGTTCAGGACCAGTACGGAGACCTCGCAGTCGACGACGAACCGATCGATCGGCGAACGCGCGAGACGCTCGGCCAGTCGATCACAGTCGACAGCTTCGAGGGCGAAGCCACCCTGCTGGAAGACCGGCGAGTCGACGTCTACGTCGACGTCTCACAGCCCGATCACGACGGCGACCATCTCGTGATCACCGGCGTCTATCCCGACGTCGACGGCCTCGAGCGCGAGGCCGAACGCGACCGGATCGACGCGCTGATCGACGGGATCGAACACGGTGACGACGTCGACGTGGAACTCGAGTCCTGA